The DNA window TTTTTCTGTTGGGAGGAATGTTGGTTTTATCTTTTTTGTGTGTTTACTTTTTACTCCATGTCCATCCATATTGTTGGGCATATAAACAAAGATTAGTATCTCGTTCTTGATTTGGTTCATACTAGGAAGCAAGGCTAAAATATCTAAAGCAAAGGCTTTCAGCTCCTTTTGATGGCACTTGTTCAGATCATCAAGTAAGTGTTTGCCTCTTTATATATTTTCACCCCATAAGTTATTTCTACCTGTACTATTCAATGTGATTGTGGTGCTATTTGATTCCCGTCAGTAAATAGAACACGAGTGGTTTGCCGTTATGATTTATGGCAGTGTATTTAGGACATTAGTAATACATGATCCAGTCTGCGATCATGGATCAATGGCTTGATATTCTGTTTGCAGGACGCACTTAGACAACTTTGGAGGCTCGCTTATCCTGATAGACAGGTCCCAGCTCTTAAATCAGAGGCCTGGAAAGATATGGGATGGCAGGGGTCAGACCCTTCAACAGATTTCAGGTGTGTGTGGTGATAAGTGAATGGTTCAATGACATACAATTGTGTGAATTCCTATTTTGATGGAAGCTCATGAACAATGTATATTTAGGGGCGGAGGCTTTATATCATTGGAGAATTTGATCTTCTTTGCCAAGACATATCCGGTTCGTATTTTCctttgacacgaattttaataggctattccttttgtttaattttttttatacttgtTATTATCACTAGATCTTAAAAGAACATGTTCTAGTTTAAAGATTAGATATGCAATAGgtggaattatggtggaaaCTTGCTTTATATTTCCATCTCTGCTCTCTTCAGGAAAAAATTGAAGGGTATTAATCTTTCTATATGTTTAGTGTATGTTTATGCTTCATGCTACAAAAGTTATGATGAAGTCAGTTTTATACTCTCCAGAAAGCTATTTCCCTTGGTGTTCATGCATAGTAAATGTAGTCTGTAAGAGTCCTTATGTGTCACTGCTCATAACAGGAAGCGTTTCAAAACCTGTTGTACAAGAGAGATGGAGACAGGTCAGAGTGGGAGTATCCGTTCGCTGTGGCTGGCATCAATATTTCATTTATGCTTGTTCAAATGTTAGATCTACAATCAGGTGCTTATGGATTCTGTAATGTTTATTACTACTATCTATCTATCTACAATCTCCATCAATCTTGACTGGTTTGTTAGATGTATCTAATATCTATTCAACTAGATTTTACAGCAAGCCTTCATCATCTGCAAATGAGCATTAATAATTGTTTGGAGTTGCAATTTAAccaagcacggaatatttctaCAGGCAATCCTAGCAAGTTGGCTGGGAAGCGCTTTCTGCAAATGCTCAGCTACGATGATATGGCCTTCGACGACCTCTTTTGTGTCGCTTTCAAGATGCTGGACGTGCAGTGGGTTGCGAAGCGAGCCTCATATATGGAATTCAACGTAATAACAAATCTATCCAGCTCGACTATTTCTCACAGCCTTCATCAGTTGTTGATCCTACATATTTTTGTACGCAGGAAGTTCTAAAATCTATGAGATCACAACTAGAGCGGGAGATGGCGCTGGAAGATGTATCGAGCGTGAAGGATTTGCCAGCATATAATCTACTGAGAATATAATCGCATGCACATCATTTTCTTTTGACTTGTGTTTACAAATATGTCATCAACTGAATCGCAAgatactagtctttctatgcaGAAATGTTGTATATTTCATTtgtataatttcattttataactACCACAAAGAGAGTAGCAAACAAATCTTCTACTATCTCAGTCAACATTCATTGTGTGAATCATTAAAAGGCCATCTTAGAGCATCCCTATTCGTGCTCTtaccaacgagcacggatgtgggtccggacccacttttattacttttttactcgctcttaggcaagagcacaacacccacatccgtgctcttccgcaaggacaaactcaagggtcccaccattctattattcaatttaaataaaaacatttccacaaaattaaaatggatTAAAAATATCtggaataatattataaattacaaaaaaatgaaaaattacataactaaaattctaaaaatgaaaaattacataattaaaatcctaaaaattaaaaattacata is part of the Salvia splendens isolate huo1 chromosome 6, SspV2, whole genome shotgun sequence genome and encodes:
- the LOC121808449 gene encoding ELMO domain-containing protein C-like isoform X1 gives rise to the protein MTSRTLRRRLYHGDIDGGRHDRCETSDFDALSEPLLADGHYDYSKHNEGTSLVDSLDEQRRKEYLHWTLVFSNVIAQWAQWLANIVLSSGSLLARIVPFMSGTQNGANNLLPPVILSPLQEARLKYLKQRLSAPFDGTCSDHQDALRQLWRLAYPDRQVPALKSEAWKDMGWQGSDPSTDFRGGGFISLENLIFFAKTYPEAFQNLLYKRDGDRSEWEYPFAVAGINISFMLVQMLDLQSGNPSKLAGKRFLQMLSYDDMAFDDLFCVAFKMLDVQWVAKRASYMEFNEVLKSMRSQLEREMALEDVSSVKDLPAYNLLRI
- the LOC121808449 gene encoding ELMO domain-containing protein C-like isoform X2; translation: MTSRTLRRRLYHGDIDGGRHDRCETSDFDALSEPLLADGHYDYSKHNEGTSLVDSLDEQRRKEYLHWTLVFSNVIAQWAQWLANIVLSSGSLLARIVPFMSGTQNGANNLLPPVILSPLQDALRQLWRLAYPDRQVPALKSEAWKDMGWQGSDPSTDFRGGGFISLENLIFFAKTYPEAFQNLLYKRDGDRSEWEYPFAVAGINISFMLVQMLDLQSGNPSKLAGKRFLQMLSYDDMAFDDLFCVAFKMLDVQWVAKRASYMEFNEVLKSMRSQLEREMALEDVSSVKDLPAYNLLRI